A single genomic interval of Arctopsyche grandis isolate Sample6627 chromosome 8, ASM5162203v2, whole genome shotgun sequence harbors:
- the LOC143915510 gene encoding uncharacterized protein LOC143915510, which yields MRFVQMLNRFVSVMLVSVALTAALQFAGVASHSKDSTDFEAMEKAKGRDYATDVIDGIFNVSWYRVPLRSAVRGGVFVALTAMWNFQAARCLLCIARSQSPH from the exons ATGAGGTTCGTGCAAATGCTAAACCGGTTCGTGTCCGTGATGTTGGTGAGTGTGGCGCTGACTGCAGCTCTTCAGTTCGCCGGAGTAGCTTCACATTCCAAGGACAGCACTGACTTTGAg GCAATGGAGAAGGCAAAAGGCAGAGATTATGCAACCGATGTGATCGATGGGATATTCAATGTGAGTTGGTATCGTGTACCGTTGCGTAGTGCCGTAAGGGGTGGTGTATTTGTTGCTCTGACTGCAATGTGGAATTTTCAAGCGGCGAGATGTCTCCTCTGTATTGCCAG ATCCCAATCGCCACACTGA
- the LOC143915511 gene encoding uncharacterized protein LOC143915511, whose protein sequence is MINIGAVLMILGVTLSSIEEAKSVPVPQSGQIPPLISFEDGKIGVNFLGFHAKAGLGGFLNGGGLHAEAGTPFGQKAVAGLGGAVGQDGSSAGQLYAGATAGGNVRAAAGLGGAVIGGEKPRTAGGLFSAASAGSLNAGSSLAGGVSDDVAYKVVEKTNTKPRKKPITATKQYRYESAPAESSAVSNSQNILGGFFSNFESPKQVSTATHISSNVGHKGTNTFFEDIFNIPISALSAVSKFLSNTVPVGHSSRITKTVTVS, encoded by the exons ATGATCAACATCGGAGCAGTCTTGATGATATTGGGGGTGACCCTAAGCAGCATTGAAGAGGCCAAGTCGGTACCTGTTCCCCAATCAGGACAG aTACCTCCATTGATTTCTTTCGAAGATGGAAAAATCGGTGTCAACTTCTTAGGATTTCACGCAAAAGCTGGACTCGGAGGATTTTTGAACGGTGGAGGTCTCCACGCTGAAGCCGGCACTCCTTTTGGACAGAAAGCAGTTGCTGGCCTGGGTGGAGCTGTGGGTCAAGATGGAAGTTCAGCAG GTCAACTGTATGCAGGAGCAACAGCTGGTGGTAATGTGAGAGCAGCTGCTGGACTTGGAGGAGCTGTCATCGGCGGTGAGAAACCCAGGACAGCCGGGGGACTGTTTTCAGCAGCATCTGCAGGAAGTCTGAATGCAGGTTCTTCTCTAGCTGGAGGAGTTTCCGACGATGTCGCTTACAAAGTGGTCGAGAAGACGAACACCAAACCACGCAAG AAGCCAATCACTGCTACGAAGCAATACAGATACGAATCGGCTCCTGCAGAATCATCAGCAGTATCGaacagtcaaaatatattggGTGGATTCTTTTCCAACTTCGAGTCTCCTAAGCAAGTGTCGACAGCCACTCACATCTCGTCAAATGTTGGTCACAAGGGAACCAATACATTCTTTGAGGATatattcaat ATACCCATATCAGCTTTGAGCGCGGTGAGCAAATTTTTGAGCAACACCGTACCCGTTGGCCACTCTTCAAGAATCACGAAAACTGTAACCGTGtcataa